A single region of the Ziziphus jujuba cultivar Dongzao chromosome 10, ASM3175591v1 genome encodes:
- the LOC107411445 gene encoding transcription repressor OFP1, translated as MMGNYRFRLSDMIPNAWFYKLKDMSKTRKQSPMKKKLSPLSSSPQRSQVSQPGGYNNKYDIQPTRPDRFYKSHRLSKSSDTHFPDPPRRSSKRRTKRKAVYKPSNKPVFSSSVSPHCSCHAKLDSARTKPDPVPSPDYFLSSSESSTENFHEYIPSEFEGDDNNNFSVPESFVELASWSSPCDSRLSSSTTDIIIDLNEETSIRKTEKLDGFDMISELELPPISTKPMHFDDKVFEAANNRRKRSSKVEEIKGQKSLSVKSVREESFKTQREQKTASPLVRKLSSNSTGIRLRANSPRLASKKIQGYGRKSVSSSSACMKSRNKCISESFAVVKSSVDPQRDFMDSMMEMIVENNIRASKDLEELLASYLLLNSNEYHELIVKAFEQIWFDMADMPK; from the coding sequence ATGATGGGCAACTACAGGTTCAGATTATCAGATATGATACCAAATGCCTGGTTTTACAAGCTCAAAGACATGAGCAAAACCAGGAAGCAAAGCCCCATGAAGAAAAAACTATCCCCATTATCTTCTTCACCACAAAGATCCCAAGTTTCTCAGCCAGGAGGGTATAACAACAAATATGATATCCAACCCACCAGACCTGACAGATTCTACAAATCTCACAGGCTCTCAAAATCCTCAGATACCCATTTTCCTGATCCACCAAGAAGATCATCAAAAAGAAGAACCAAAAGGAAAGCAGTTTACAAGCCATCTAATAAGCCAGTTTTCTCTTCCTCTGTTTCACCCCATTGTAGCTGCCATGCCAAGCTTGATTCAGCTCGGACTAAACCCGACCCGGTTCCTTCCCCGGATTACTTTCTATCATCCAGTGAGAGTTCTACtgaaaatttccatgaataTATTCCATCTGAATTTGAAGGTGACGATAACAACAATTTTTCTGTTCCTGAATCTTTTGTGGAATTAGCTTCATGGTCTAGTCCTTGTGATTCTAGACTTAGTTCTTCAACCACTGATATAATCATTGACTTGAATGAGGAAACATCGATCAGAAAAACAGAGAAGCTTGATGGGTTCGACATGATTTCTGAGCTTGAACTTCCTCCAATTTCTACCAAGCCAATGCACTTTGATGATAAGGTGTTTGAAGCTGCTAACAATAGAAGAAAAAGGTCATCAAAAGTGGAGGAGATTAAAGGACAAAAATCTCTGTCTGTGAAGAGTGTTAGGGAGGAAAGTTTCAAGACACAGAGGGAGCAGAAAACTGCTAGTCCTCTGGTTCGTAAATTGTCTAGCAATTCCACTGGTATTAGGCTCAGAGCCAATTCTCCGAGACTTGCAAGCAAGAAAATTCAAGGGTATGGAAGAAAAAGTGTCTCATCAAGCAGTGCATGCATGAAATCGAGGAATAAATGCATTTCAGAGAGCTTTGCAGTTGTTAAATCCTCTGTTGATCCACAGAGAgatttcatggattcaatgatgGAGATGATTGTGGAGAACAATATCAGGGCTTCTAAGGATTTGGAAGAGCTTCTAGCTTCTTATCTTTTGCTTAATTCCAATGAGTATCATGAGCTCATCGTCAAGGCGTTTGAGCAAATCTGGTTTGATATGGCTGACATGCCAAAGTAA
- the LOC107411442 gene encoding protein GRAVITROPIC IN THE LIGHT 1, whose amino-acid sequence MEFVTNKPLKPSSNISEIVSKFAKVCKLRSIGVFPSENPLQHQRLHKNPTTNNAPSGEDSSDATEDTECDGVKIHPQPIEAPSNGNVCLDGEVVKLFGMVSALKSAYVQLQEAHVPYNTQKIIAANERVMAQLESLYKIKAAYEEKQCIKLISGTSSALLQSKIEVNERLLAELKSQMKVKNSEIMRLLQELRDLDAENAKRAEKIRQIRLERKRAIVLNITTFQNAFKATSKSIHDFAKPLISLMKAAGWDLDLAVKSVEDGAVYRKRSDKKYAFEAYITRRMFSEMSLKAYDVDCVMKFDDPIDALIAYPDSDFAKFCGEKYLLVVHPTMESSFFGNLDQRMFVMCGKHPRTPFYQIFAKMAKWIWVLQGIAASIDPKAKVFSVSRGSKFSYVYMESVEEDKEDANLLDGQLQRIVEFMVMPGFKIGETLMKSRVYLSKPETSN is encoded by the coding sequence ATGGAATTTGTTACCAATAAACCTCTTAAACCCTCCTCAAATATATCTGAAATCGTCTCAAAGTTTGCAAAAGTATGCAAGTTAAGATCCATAGGTGTGTTTCCTTCTGAAAACCCCCTTCAACATCAGCGCCTGCACAAAAACCCCACCACCAACAATGCTCCTTCCGGTGAGGATAGCAGTGATGCAACTGAGGATACAGAGTGTGATGGTGTGAAAATCCATCCACAACCCATTGAAGCTCCGAGCAATGGCAATGTGTGTCTTGATGGAGAGGTAGTGAAGTTGTTTGGCATGGTCTCAGCTCTGAAATCTGCTTATGTTCAGCTTCAGGAAGCCCATGTTCCTTATAACACACAAAAGATTATAGCTGCTAATGAACGTGTTATGGCTCAGCTTGAATCGCTCTACAAGATCAAGGCTGCTTACGAGGAGAAGCAATGCATAAAACTCATTTCTGGAACCTCTTCTGCTCTCCTGCAGTCAAAAATTGAAGTGAATGAGAGGCTGCTTGCAGAGTTGAAGTCCCAAATGAAAGTTAAGAATTCTGAAATTATGAGGTTGCTGCAGGAGCTACGGGATTTGGATGCCGAGAATGCGAAACGGGCTGAGAAGATTAGGCAGATTAGGCTGGAAAGAAAAAGAGCAATAGTTTTGAACATTACCACATTCCAGAATGCTTTCAAAGCCACTTCAAAGTCCATTCATGATTTTGCAAAGCCGTTAATTAGCTTGATGAAAGCTGCAGGGTGGGATTTAGACCTGGCAGTAAAGTCAGTCGAAGATGGAGCTGTTTATCGGAAAAGATCTGACAAGAAGTATGCTTTTGAAGCCTACATTACACGGAGAATGTTTAGTGAGATGTCATTGAAAGCTTATGACGTTGATTGTGTCATGAAGTTTGATGATCCCATTGATGCTTTGATAGCATATCCGGATTCAGATTTTGCCAAATTCTGTGGGGAAAAATATCTATTGGTTGTTCATCCAACCATGGAATCATCATTCTTTGGAAATCTTGACCAGAGGATGTTTGTGATGTGTGGCAAGCATCCAAGGACGCCATTCTACCAGATATTTGCCAAAATGGCCAAGTGGATCTGGGTTTTACAAGGAATTGCAGCCTCAATAGATCCCAAAGCAAAGGTGTTTTCAGTCAGCAGGGGAAGCAAGTTCTCATATGTCTACATGGAATCAGTGGAGGAGGACAAGGAAGATGCAAATCTCTTGGATGGTCAGCTTCAACGGATAGTTGAGTTTATGGTCATGCCTGGTTTTAAGATTGGAGAGACATTGATGAAGTCCCGGGTTTATCTATCAAAACCGGAAACTTCCAACTGA
- the LOC107406587 gene encoding EPIDERMAL PATTERNING FACTOR-like protein 6 — translation MEWKRNRVRFVNKPPSFRSFSIFIFFFFSISALFCTITSSTTTTCPDNRCPLSAKVDTYFQELEKPAVNKKMMMLEEESEAGLRIEGRRYLSGPGSSPPRCTAKCGSCTPCKPVHVPVPPGTPVTAEYYPEAWRCKCGNKLYMP, via the exons atgGAGTGGAAGAGAAACAGAGTAAGGTTTGTTAATAAACCTCCATCGTTTCGCTCTTTttccatcttcattttcttcttcttctcaatcTCAGCACTCTTCTGCACTATCACTTCCTCAACCACTACTACTTGCCCAG ATAACAGGTGTCCCTTGTCTGCTAAAGTTGATACATATTTTCAG GAACTTGAAAAGCCCGCCGTTAACAAGAAAATGATGATGTTGGAGGAGGAAAGTGAGGCAGGATTAAGGATTGAGGGGAGAAGATATTTAAGTGGACCTGGATCATCGCCGCCCCGCTGCACGGCGAAATGCGGCAGCTGCACGCCATGCAAGCCGGTTCACGTGCCCGTCCCTCCCGGAACTCCGGTGACGGCGGAGTATTATCCGGAAGCATGGAGGTGCAAATGTGGCAACAAGTTGTACATGCCATGA
- the LOC107411446 gene encoding probable serine/threonine-protein kinase WNK4 produces MYKKKQSVDHHEVQDNRPDYVETDPTARYGRFEEILGKGAMKTVYKAIDEVLGMEVAWNQVKLREVLRSPEDLQRLYSEVHLLSTLNHDSIIHFYTSWIDIDKKTFNFVTEMFTSGTLREYRKKYKWVDIRAIKNWARQILQGLVYLHNHDPPVIHRDLKCDNIFVNGHLGQVKIGDLGLAAILRGSQSAHSVIGTPEFMAPELYEEDYNELVDVYSFGMCVLEMLTSEYPYSECLNPAQIYKKVTSGKLPEAFYRIEDLEAQRFIGKCLVTASKRLSAKELLLDPFLAYDKNEFPVGQIEIQKPFLNDKEMRKLQLRDKLPRTDMTITGKLNHEDDSLFLKVQIADKDGSLRNIYFPFDILSDTPIDVATEMVKELEINDWEPCEIADMIEGEISALVPEWKTKPYHTFNYQDDEDDPHHPFNTFSSCSSSQASGTGLITSHKIDKMENDWNWLQDDLLDDTSSQSSSHSGTYSNLNYFSGDEHEFSTSPVTDKHLITKSHKSTRFCPQENRNAQAQLMAKKYMDQCKAFLSSSSKDKRVINGNKLMRNRSMVDVRSQLLHRSLVEEVNKIRLFNTVGAVENIGFQAPCEVSMQCNYKKTSRNGKGQGHQSRRV; encoded by the exons atgTACAAGAAGAAGCAGTCCGTGGATCATCATGAAGTCCAAGATAACCGCCCTGATTACGTCGAAACCGATCCTACGGCTCGCTATGGTCGG TTCGAAGAAATTCTTGGCAAAGGAGCAATGAAAACAGTGTACAAGGCAATTGATGAGGTTCTTGGAATGGAGGTTGCATGGAACCAGGTAAAACTCAGAGAAGTGCTCCGCTCACCTGAGGATTTGCAGCGGCTCTACTCAGAGGTTCACCTCCTGAGCACCCTCAATCATGACTCCATCATTCATTTCTACACCTCCTGGAttgatattgataaaaaaactttCAACTTCGTTACCGAAATGTTCACTTCCGGAACATTAAGAGA ATACAGGAAGAAATATAAATGGGTGGACATCCGAGCCATTAAGAACTGGGCACGCCAAATTTTACAGGGTCTTGTTTATCTACATAACCATGATCCTCCAGTAATACATAGAGATCTTAAGTGTGACAACATCTTTGTCAATGGCCATCTCGGGCAAGTCAAGATTGGTGATCTTGGATTGGCAGCAATTCTTCGTGGTTCCCAATCTGCTCATAGTGTTATAG GTACTCCGGAGTTCATGGCACCCGAACTGTACGAGGAAGATTACAATGAACTAGTTGATGTCTACTCATTTGGCATGTGTGTTCTAGAGATGCTTACATCTGAATATCCATATAGTGAATGTTTGAACCCTGCACAAATTTACAAGAAAGTGACCTCG GGAAAGCTACCAGAAGCATTTTACCGGATTGAAGACTTGGAAGCACAACGATTTATTGGAAAATGCTTAGTAACTGCTTCAAAGAGATTATCAGCAAAGGAACTCTTGCTTGACCCATTTCTGGCATATGATAAAAATGAGTTTCCTGTAGGACAGATTGAAATTCAGAAGCCATTTTTAAATGACAAAGAAATGAGGAAACTGCAATTGAGAGATAAATTACCCCGGACTGACATGACAATCACGGGGAAACTCAATCATGAAGACGACAGCCTCTTTCTCAAAGTTCAGATTGCTGATAAAGATG GTTCTCTTAGGAACATATATTTCCCTTTTGATATTTTGAGTGACACACCAATTGATGTTGCAACGGAGATGGTGAAGGAATTGGAAATCAATGATTGGGAGCCATGTGAAATTGCAGATATGATTGAAGGGGAGATTTCTGCTCTAGTACCAGAATGGAAGACTAAACCGTACCATACATTTAATTATCAAGACGATGAGGATGACCCTCATCATCCTTTCAACACTTTCTCCTCATGCTCCTCATCCCAGGCATCAGGGACAGGCTTGATCACCTCTCATAAGATAGACAAAATGGAAAATGACTGGAATTGGCTTCAAG ATGATTTGCTTGATGATACCAGCTCTCAAAGCTCTTCACACTCAGGAACATATTCCAACTTGAATTACTTTTCTGGCGACGAGCATGAATTCAGTACAAGCCCTGTGACAGACAAGCATCTCATCACAAAGAGTCACAAGTCCACAAGGTTTTGTCCTCAAGAAAACCGTAATGCACAGGCACAGCTCATGGCTAAAAAGTACATGGACCAATGCAAAGCTTTTCTATCATCTAGTTCAAAAGACAAAAGGGTTATTAATGGCAATAAACTGATGAGGAACAGGTCTATGGTTGATGTACGTAGTCAATTACTGCACCGGTCATTGGTGGAGGAGGTGAACAAAATACGGCTGTTCAATACAGTTGGTGCTGTTGAAAATATTGGGTTCCAAGCACCTTGTGAGGTTTCAATGCAATGTAATTATAAGAAAACTTCAAGAAATGGAAAGGGTCAAGGGCATCAAAGCAGAAGAGTTTAG
- the LOC107411438 gene encoding transcription repressor OFP17, with the protein MKVKALHCFKSKLLKPCKRFFPTFKFKLKKPLFIRDFHLRPRQTTQTKGQNPSKNPLSGLLAALCSCLEPKEMNRIVELKSFSGTNELERLVQLKSFSDRASDTMPSPSHLMPAYVKPRSRAGKREPALGVEDVEDACRSFENYLVEMIIEEGKVEDLMDVEELLYCWKSLKCSVFIDLVCRFYGELCKDLFSADRDGVNSP; encoded by the coding sequence ATGAAAGTGAAAGCATTACATTGCTTCAAGTCCAAGCTTCTCAAACCATGCAAAAGATTCTTCCCAACTTTTAAATTCAAGCTGAAGAAACCTCTCTTTATAAGAGACTTTCACCTTCGTCCTCGCCAAACCACCCAAACCAAAGGTCAAAACCCTTCAAAAAATCCACTTTCGGGGTTACTAGCGGCTTTGTGTTCTTGTCTTGAGCCAAAAGAGATGAACAGAATAGTAGAGCTTAAGAGTTTCTCGGGGACAAATGAGTTGGAGAGGCTAGTTCAGCTCAAGAGTTTCTCTGATAGAGCATCTGATACTATGCCTTCTCCGTCTCATCTTATGCCAGCTTACGTGAAACCTAGGAGCCGGGCTGGTAAAAGGGAACCAGCTTTGGGTGTAGAAGACGTGGAAGATGCATGCAGGAGTTTCGAGAATTATTTGGTGGAGATGATTATAGAAGAAGGGAAAGTAGAGGATTTGATGGACGTGGAAGAGCTTCTGTATTGCTGGAAAAGCCTTAAGTGTTCTGTCTTCATTGATTTGGTATGTAGATTCTATGGAGAGCTATGCAAGGACTTGTTTTCTGCTGACAGGGATGGAGTTAACAGTCCCTAG